The genomic stretch GGGGCAAGGCACGCCTACGGGCCGCAGACCGGAAACGCGCCCAAGCGCGGAGACGGCGCGGAGCAACAAAGCGGAACGCACGCCCGGCCAACCGGGCAAGGACGCATAGGCGGGCGCGCCGGGGCGAGAGCTTGCCGAACGTCCCTACCGCCAACGGCGGCGCGCCGGGGCAGCATGGAATCCGCATAAGCCGGACGGGGCTTCAAAGATAAAATACAAAGGGCAAAGCCCAAAACCGCAAAGTCCCGCGGCGAGACCCGGACGGCGGCGGGCGGCTCCAGCCGCGGGCGATGTATTTACGCTGGAAGGGAAGTGGTATCTTATAAACGGCCGCCCGCCCTGATTATTTTATCTTTTCAACGGATGAAAAGCTCTCTTCTCAATCGTTCCCATTGGTCGAATCGAAAAGGATTATCGGAACGAACAGAAGGAATAAGGCCAGCGTCCTGAGCAACAAAAAAGAGCTTTTTCCTCTCATCAATCGACGGAGGCAAAAGACCCATATTACGAAACATTTCTTGAAGCTTTGCGCGTCGTTGCATACGTTCAAGTTCTTGCATGAAATTACTCAGTTGCTCATTCATGTGATATCTCCTTATGATAATAAAGAAGATGTTACCTTGCCAATTCTTGCCAAAATTGGTAATAATCCGTGACTTTCGTATCACTCTGTGACATTAAAACGGAACAATGAAAATGCGGCAGCCATGATGCAATTATAAGTTATACAACGAGATGAGAAGAATCTGAAATACATAATATACCCTGTTTCCTAAACCGCAGGCCGCAGGTTCAAGTCCTGCTGGGGGCACCAGTAAAGTATCCACCTTTTCGTAAGATGGTTTGATTCCTCGCAAATCTCATTTCTTCTGTTCCGCCGCAAGCGGTTCGACGATCACCGGGTTGTTGTATTCCTGCGCTGCTTTGACAATATACTCCTTGAATTCCTTTGCGCTCGACAAAACCGCCCCCTCGCTCCAGCCGCCCGCGCAGAGAAACTCGTATGTAAGGTCCCCGGTCAGCGGCATCCGGAACGTGTAGTTTTCTCCCATGCTCTTTGAAAGGAAAAACTGCGGTTTGTACGTATCCTTTACCACCAGGGCAAGCCCCAGGAACGGTTCGACTCCCGACTTGAGACCTGGATCGCCCGGATTCGGAGTCAGATAGGCGCTGAGATCGTTCGTCCCCGAAACGACCGTTCCGCCGTTCTGGTAGAACAACCGCTCATTGCTCACCCTTTGGATGCCGCATCCGAACTGCACACCCAGCGAATCCGGCAGGAAGGAAAGAAAACGGACAGCACAGGTGTAATAATTTTTGTTCCGATAGGATGTATAATACTGTTCAAGCTCGTAGGTTCCTTTTCCTGTTCTCCAGTTCATCGTATGCGCGCGAATCATGCTCCTCACGGGACCGTTGAGGACCACATCGTATGCATACCGGGTGTCGCTGAAAGGCCCCTTTCCCGCGTACGGGCTGAACCGGGGACGCGAAAGTGAATCGGGAACAGACGGGAATTCAAACAGGCACATTCCGCCCGCCCCGAACGTTTTCCGCACCCACATGATATCGGCGCCGACCGAGTACGGGGTATCGTGGCCGTAATGGTTGGTAAGCATGATGTTCGCAGTGAGTTTCGCCTCTCGTTTGCCGTACATGTCTGCGCTGTCCGGATACCAGAGTTTCCAGCCGATATGCTCCGTTTCCCACCACGGCATGACATGCTTGCCGTACATGCCGATTTCAGCGTGAGTATAGTGTCTCGACTGATCTATCATGTTGCGGCCAATATAGATGTACACAGTTTTCTTTTCCTTCGGCTCCATATCCACCATGAAAAAGAGCTCGTCCCAGATGCCGTCCTTGTCAAGGTCGTCTAACTGGGATAACAGGTACGAGCCGTTTACCTCGCCCTTTTGTGGCGGAAGGTCGGGATCTATCACCGTGATCCATTCCGGATAATGATCCGGCAGGGGCATCCTGACACGCGGAATCGCTACCGGGCATTCCTTCCTCGGCATATCGAGGGTATTGACAAGTGTCACTTTGACCCTGAAAAGGGCGGACGCCTCGCCGCGGTACGCAACATCCTGGCTCCCGAACGATGCGTTGTACCAGGCTGTATTGTCAGCCGGCCTGGCGCCAGGCGCGAAGAACAAAAGCAGGAGTGATGCAGCGACGATAACACGTTTCATAGCGGGGTCCCCTTATTGATTTATGATGTATGGAGGAATTGTTGCTTCAGGCATCGGCTACTCGAAGCTCTTTAGCAGCCCTGCGCAGCACGGTAAGCGCTGAACGCAGAAAAAGAGCCGCAATTGCAAGCCCGACTATGATGTCAGGCCAGCCGGATCGGGTGAACCATACTCCAAAAGCGGCAAATAGTACCGAGGTATTCGCAAAAATATCGTTACGGGAACATAACCAGACCGAGCTCATGTTGATATCGTCGGATCGATGCCGCCAGAGTAGACCTAAACATAAACTGTTCGCAGCAAGCGCGAGCAAGCCAACCGCGCCGATTGTCTCGAAAACCGGAACATGCGGAAAGAAAATCTTGTAACCCGCCTGCCCGAGAACGAAAAGACCGAATACCGCCATAATACCGCTCTTGAACAGGGCTGCAACGGCTTTCAGTCTCGCGCCGCGGGCGACCACGTAAATACTGAAGCTGTAAACCAGGGCATCGCCAAGCATGTCGAGGGAATCGGCCAAAAGAGAAATGGAACCTGAGATCAGTCCCGCTGTGAGTTCAACAGCGAACATAACAGCATTAATACCCAGCACTATCTTGAGCGTAGAGCTTTGGCGATTACGAAGCGCCTCGATCTCGCAGGCTTTATCGTTGCAGCAACCGGCCATTATTCGTCCTTACAGATACCATGAGAAAATAGTGCTTCGGTATGTTCGCTGATATACTTTTCAAGTTGTTCCCAATATCCTTTGTCATCCCGTATCTTCTTGCAATAAGAACAAATAGGAATATATCCTTTCAAAGTCTTTATCTCGTCGAGCGCTTTCTGCAGTTCGGCAATCAGGCGTTCTCGTTCCGATTCAGCCCGCTTGCGTTCGGTGACATCGCGGGAGATGCCGAACAGGACTTACTTATTTACGCTTCTTTTGTATTTTAGATTCACCTTTTTCACATGTCCGGGACAATCCGAAATACTTCAGCACCCTGCCGCCGGTGAACGCGCATTTCGAGTAAATTGTTTTTTAGGAGCCAAAAGTGCTTGTGGAACCGAGGATTCGGGTGTATAATCACAGAAAGCCGCACAGCGAGATGAAGAATAAGTAATATACACGATTTCTAACTCTCTAAGTAAGAAAGGATTGTGAAAAAAAAGTCTTATTCATTTTTAGACCCTGAAACAAGTTCAGGGTGTAGCGGACTCTTCGACAGGCTCAGAGTCCGCTGACCGAGCACTGAGCTTGTCGAAGTGACCGTGTCATGCCGAACTCGTTGCCGCTTTGCGGGAACGATGAAACCGTTTCGGCATCTCTCAGAAAAAACGCTGACGGAGGATTCTTTGAACATGAACCACAGGCACACTGTATGGGCTTCGGTGCTTTCTTTTTTTATTTTCGTTTCCACTTCTTTCGGACAGGAGGCAAAACCGCCCCGTCATGCCCCTGATGCACTCCCCGGTGTGGAGCCGGAAATGCTCTTCGCCGAATATTGGATCGCGATCCAGCCCGACGCCGATACGGTCATCATGACCCCGGAGGAGATTTCCCGGTTCAATGAGAAAATCCGGAGCAAAAAGGTAAAAGACAATGAAAACTTTGAAGGCCCGCTCACCAATCCCATCCTGCCTCTGGAACTCTCCTCGACGATGCCTGGCGACAGCCTCCGGATACTTCTGGAACATAACCGCAGCGAGCTCTATACCCCGAGCCCGCTTTACGGCTCCAGGGAATTCTACGACAACCGCCTTGTCATATATTCTGATCGCATGAAGGACGGGCTGGCCGTGAAAATGAATATCGCCGCAGTTCCTAAAACCATCACGCGGCGTTTCGGCCTTGTAGTAAACCACAGCAATGTGCGGCAATATCCTACCGCAGTACCGGCCTACTCCGATGCCAAGGTTATGCTGGACCGTTTCCAGGTCACCGACCTCAATATCGGATACCCGGCTGCTGTCCTCCACGAATCCGCCGATGGCGATTTCCTGTTTGTGGAGACTCCCCTGGCAAGGGGGTGGGTGCCTGCAGGGGATATTGCCATCGCCGACCGCGCCGCAGTGCGCAAACTGGCGGAAAACCGCAATTTTATCATGGCTGCGGGAGATCAGGTGCCTGTCTACGGCGACCCCGGATTCCGCAGCTTTGCCCGGTATTTATTCCTCTCCGAGACCATGCCTCTGGTGAAAAAGGATGCTAAAGGCTATCTGCTTAAGATGCCATACCGCGGACCGGACGGCTCTCTTCAGATAACCAGCGGGTATGTCCGTCTCGACGCCGATGTCCATGTCGGTCTTTTGCCCTACACGAAGCGGACTGTTCTCACCCAGATGTTCAAGCTCCTGAACACCCCCTACGGCTGGCACGGCCAGGACAACAAACGGGACTGCGTCGGGACCCTGCGCGTGGTGTTCCGGTGCGCTGGCATCGAAACCGGCCGTGCCATAACCCTGGCCTCGGAGAATCACATCCCGGTGGACACGAAACTGAGTGTCGAGGAAAAGATGGCAAAAGTGACGGCCATCGAGCCGGTCATCACTGTCGTCTCCAGTCCCGGCCATACAGCGCTCCTGCTCGGCAAGGGACGGAACGGCAAACTCTACTTCATGCACCAGGGCGGCTGGGGTTACGATGAGAACGGCGTGCACTTCATCGTGAACCGGGTATCTATTAATGACGTTCAACATTCCTGGTTCAATATTAACCAGCCGAACCTCTACACGGTTATGCGGTGAGGAATAGTAAAATTCTGATTATACCATCCTGCCTTCAAAGAGCTGAATCACCCGATGCGCGGCGCCTGCGATGGCAGTATCGTGGGTAACTATCAGCACCGTTCCTCCGGCCTCCGCAAATGCAGAAAAAGTATCCAGGACTACTTTGGCGTTATCGTTGTCAAGGTTGCCGGTGGGCTCATCGGCGAGCAGGAGGCGGGGTTCGTTGAGAAGCGCCCGCGCCAGGGCGACTCGCTGACGTTCGCCGGTGCTGAGCTCTCCGGGATGATGGCCAGCTCGTTCGGAAAGATTGAACAGCCCGATCAATTCATCCGCCCTGCGGGAAGCATTGTTACGGGGGAGAGCAACGCTCGGAGCAAGAATATTGTCGCGTACCGTGAGATAAGGTACGAGATGAAACTGCTGAAATACGAATCCGATAGCGCCGGCGCGGAAACGCGCCCGCTCATCGGGGGAAAGAGCATAGGGGTTGACACCGTCGATCGTTACACTGCCTTTATCGGGAGCAAGAAGGCCGCCGGCCGCCAGAAGCAGGGTCGTTTTGCCGCAGCCACTGGGGCCCTGCACAGCTACGAATTCACCCCTGGCCGTGGTGTTCGTAATGTCCGAAAGAGCGCTCACGACGCCCCGTTCAGTCCTGTAATACTTGCTTATCCCCAGAAGTTCAACAAGAGGAGAGGCCACCGTTCATTCCCTCCCCAGAATGTTGGCCGGATCCTCGTAGGCGGCCATGAATGAGGGCGCCCAGCTTGCAATCGCGGCAAGAAGCGGAGAAGCGAGTAGGGTAAGGAGAAAAAGCCCGGGGTCGAACAAGGCCGCAAGTGTTGCGGGATTCGCCGCCTCGCCTGATACGGCGCCAATAAAAAAACCGCACATGAATCCGATGACTGCACCCGCCAGCCCGAGTATGATTGCTTTCGAGAGAAAAACGGT from Candidatus Latescibacter sp. encodes the following:
- a CDS encoding DUF4861 family protein, with translation MKRVIVAASLLLLFFAPGARPADNTAWYNASFGSQDVAYRGEASALFRVKVTLVNTLDMPRKECPVAIPRVRMPLPDHYPEWITVIDPDLPPQKGEVNGSYLLSQLDDLDKDGIWDELFFMVDMEPKEKKTVYIYIGRNMIDQSRHYTHAEIGMYGKHVMPWWETEHIGWKLWYPDSADMYGKREAKLTANIMLTNHYGHDTPYSVGADIMWVRKTFGAGGMCLFEFPSVPDSLSRPRFSPYAGKGPFSDTRYAYDVVLNGPVRSMIRAHTMNWRTGKGTYELEQYYTSYRNKNYYTCAVRFLSFLPDSLGVQFGCGIQRVSNERLFYQNGGTVVSGTNDLSAYLTPNPGDPGLKSGVEPFLGLALVVKDTYKPQFFLSKSMGENYTFRMPLTGDLTYEFLCAGGWSEGAVLSSAKEFKEYIVKAAQEYNNPVIVEPLAAEQKK
- a CDS encoding cation transporter, which gives rise to MAGCCNDKACEIEALRNRQSSTLKIVLGINAVMFAVELTAGLISGSISLLADSLDMLGDALVYSFSIYVVARGARLKAVAALFKSGIMAVFGLFVLGQAGYKIFFPHVPVFETIGAVGLLALAANSLCLGLLWRHRSDDINMSSVWLCSRNDIFANTSVLFAAFGVWFTRSGWPDIIVGLAIAALFLRSALTVLRRAAKELRVADA
- a CDS encoding SH3 domain-containing protein; this translates as MNHRHTVWASVLSFFIFVSTSFGQEAKPPRHAPDALPGVEPEMLFAEYWIAIQPDADTVIMTPEEISRFNEKIRSKKVKDNENFEGPLTNPILPLELSSTMPGDSLRILLEHNRSELYTPSPLYGSREFYDNRLVIYSDRMKDGLAVKMNIAAVPKTITRRFGLVVNHSNVRQYPTAVPAYSDAKVMLDRFQVTDLNIGYPAAVLHESADGDFLFVETPLARGWVPAGDIAIADRAAVRKLAENRNFIMAAGDQVPVYGDPGFRSFARYLFLSETMPLVKKDAKGYLLKMPYRGPDGSLQITSGYVRLDADVHVGLLPYTKRTVLTQMFKLLNTPYGWHGQDNKRDCVGTLRVVFRCAGIETGRAITLASENHIPVDTKLSVEEKMAKVTAIEPVITVVSSPGHTALLLGKGRNGKLYFMHQGGWGYDENGVHFIVNRVSINDVQHSWFNINQPNLYTVMR
- a CDS encoding ABC transporter ATP-binding protein, which translates into the protein MASPLVELLGISKYYRTERGVVSALSDITNTTARGEFVAVQGPSGCGKTTLLLAAGGLLAPDKGSVTIDGVNPYALSPDERARFRAGAIGFVFQQFHLVPYLTVRDNILAPSVALPRNNASRRADELIGLFNLSERAGHHPGELSTGERQRVALARALLNEPRLLLADEPTGNLDNDNAKVVLDTFSAFAEAGGTVLIVTHDTAIAGAAHRVIQLFEGRMV